The nucleotide window CGGCCGCCGACGCCATCGACACCGGGGCGCGAGCGACCGCGTCGTCCCAGCTCGACACCAGGTCGGTGTTCAACGTCAGCACGGTCCAGCCGGCGAACGCCACAGCGAGCCCGCCGACGACGATGATCGCGGCGGCCGTCGGCGGTTTGCGGGCCATGGTGCCGAAGAATATGCGATAGGGGCCTTCGGCGACCGCCCACTAATGTGGGTGTCGTGATTGACGCCCGCTTGCTTCGTACCGACCCTGACCGCATCCGCCGCTCCCAGCGCAGGCGGGGCGAATCGGCTGAATTGGTGGACAAGCTGATCGGTGTCGACGAGTCGCGGCGGCAGGCGATCGCCACCTTCGAATCCGCCCGGGCGGAGCAGAAGGAGCTGGGCAAGCAGATCCCGAAGACCCAGGGCGAGCAGAAGCAGGCGCTGCTGGCCAAGACCAAGCAGTTGGCCGAACAGGTGAAGGCTGCCGACGCCGCCGCGAAGGAGGCCGAGAGCACCTTCTCCGAGCTGCTGAAGGGCGTCGGCAACATCGTTTTCGACGACGTACCCGAGGGCGGCGAGGACGACTACGTGATCCGCGAAACCCACGGCACACCACGGGATTTCGAGGCCGAGGGCATCACCGTACGTGATCATCTTGATCTTGGTGAGGCGTTGGGCGCAATCGACGTGCAGCGCGGCGCGAAGGTGTCGGGGGCTCGGTTCTACTACCTGACCGGGGTGGGTGCCGAGCTCGAACTGGCCTTGATCAACTTGGCCATGAGCACTGCTCTGAGCAACGGATTCACCGCGATCATCCCGCCCGCGTTGGTGAAACCGCCGGCGATGGAGGGCACCGGGTTCCTCGGCCAAGCCGCCGACGACGTCTACCGGTTGGAGGCCGACGACCTGTATCTGGTCGGCACCGCCGAGGTGCCGCTGGCCGCCTACCACAGTGACGAGATCCTGGATGCGGCGAAGCTGCCGCTGCGGTACGTCGGCTACAGCCCGAGCTATCGGCGCGAGGCGGGCTCGTACGGTAAGGACACCCGGGGCATCTTCCGAGTGCACTGGTTCGACAAGGTCGAGATGTTCAGCTACTGCGCGCCCGAGGACGCCGAGGCCGAGCACCTGCGCCTGCTGGAGTGGGAGAAGGAGTTCATCAACAAGCTCGAACTCCCGTTCCAGGTGCTCGAGCTGGCCGGTGGTGATCTTGGTCTGAGCGCCGCCCGCAAGTACGACTGCTACACCTGGTTCCCAAGCCAGCAACGATTCCGGGAGATCACGTCGACCTCGAACTGCACCCAGTTCCAGGCCCGCCGGCTCAACATCCGGGCTCGGTTCGAGGACGGTACGGCGCCGGTCGCCACCCTGAACGGCACGCTGGTGGCGGTGCCGCGGGTGATCATCGCTCTGCTGGAGAACCATCAACAGGCCGACGGCAGCATCTACGTACCGGAGGCGCTGCGACCGTTCCTGGGCGGCCGTGAACGACTGACCGCTCCGGCAGCCGGGGCCACTCCGCCGGCTGATGCGGATTCGCACCGGGCGGCGGACGCAGCTCGATGAGTGCCCAGGCAGCGGCGGCCGGGAGATCGACCTGGTCGCCGAAATTGGTGGCCCTGGATGTCGACGGCACGGTCGTGGACGAGGAAGGCAAGTTGCCCGATCCCGTACGCGAGGTAGTCGGACGGCTGGTCGAGGACGGCGTCCAGGTGGTGCTGGCGACCGGCCGTGCCTGGCACGGTACCGAACCGATCTTCAACGAATTGCAGCTGCCGGCCGGCCCGGCGGTGTGTTCGAACGGTGCGGTGATCGTGAGCTATCCACCGGTCGAGGTGCTCCGTACGGTGACGTTCGACGCCGGCGAGGTGGTGCACCGGGTGTTGGAGCAGAACCCGAACACGCTGGTGGCGGTGGAGGAGATCGGTCGCGGCTATCGGGTCAGCGATCGCTTTCCCGACGGCGATCTGACCGGTGAGTTGATCATCACCGATGTCGACGAGATGATCGCCGAGCCGGTGACACGGGTGGTGCTGCGGGATCCGAACAGCACCGACCAGGATTTCATCCGGCTGGCCGAACATCTCGGACTGCGCGGCTGCAGCTACTTCATCGGCTGGAGCGCCTGGCTGGACATCGTCCCGGAAGGTGTCAACAAGGCCAGCGCACTGGCCGACGTCGCCGCCCGACTCGGCATTGATCGCGCCGACGTGCTCGCCCTGGGTGACGGCCGCAACGATGTCGAGATGCTGCAATGGGCCGGCCGCGGTGTCGCGCTCGGTCAGGCGCCCGACGAGGTGAAGGCCATCGCCGACGCCGTCACGGGCACCTTCGACGCCGGCGGCACTGTCGACGAACTGACCCGCTGGCTCCGCTAGCTCACTGCGGCCATGACGGTGCCGCCCGGTTTCCTGCGCCGGCCGCGGACTGCGACCGGGGGACTCCCGGATCAAGCCGACATGTCCGAGGTTGCCGCAGGTTGTCCGAGGTTGAACTTCGATTCGTGCCTTGTGAGAGCGCATTAGCTCGGACAAGTCAATGGAAGCTCGGACAAGAAGCTCAGAGACCGTCCTGCCGAACTTTTCGACGCGCTTGAGCACGAAACCGGCGCCTGTGGACAACTGCGGCCGATGGTCGGGGTGGTTGTACGAAGCTTGTCCAGTGTCCGAGCTGCCTCGATTCCGCGCCGAGTTGCCGATGACTCAATCGCCTCGTGCGCTGGGCGTGCTGGCCGCTCAGGGAGTCGGCCCGCGCTCGCTGGCCGGGAGGAATTGGTCCCGCAGCAGCAGGGGCTTTTACCGTCCTGCGTCGGACGGACCGACACTGCCGACGCAGCGGATCCTCGACGTCCTGCCGCTGCTCGGCTCGACGGGCGTCATCGGCGGTTGGGCGGCTGCGTTCGTGGCCGGGGCGGACTGGCTCGACGGCATCAACCCGTACACCGGAGGACACTTCCCGATCGACATCATCAGCCCTGCACTGAAACGACGCAGCAGCGCAAGGACTCGTTACCGCAAAGGGCAGCTGGCAGAAGATGACGTGGTGGCACCGGACGACGTCGCACCGATCACCGCACCGTTGCGGACAACCTTCGACTGCGGGCGCTGGGCGCCGAGTCTGGAGGAATCGGTGGTGGTCCTGGACGTGATGATCCAGCAACTCAGGGTGGTCAGGTCCGAATTGACGACCTACGCCTCGGAGCACCACAGTCTCCACGGTGCTGCACAGGTGCTCGAGGCCGCGCGCTGGGCCGTCCCGGGAATCAAGAGTCCGTGGGAGACGCGGTTGCGGATGTGTTACTGCCAGCAGGCGGGTCTGCCTGCGCCATTGGTCAACCAGCCGATCTTTGACCTGGACGGCCAGTTCCTCGGTGAACCGGACCTCTTCGATCCTGAGGCGGGCTTGGCGACCGAGTTCGACGGCGAATATCACCGGGAGCGGCATCAACATCGCGCGGACAATCTGCGCGAGGAACGTTTGGAGGAGGCGAATGTGACGGTGCAGCGGATCGATTCGCTCGATCTGATCCGGGACCGTACGCCGCTGGTCGAGCGGATCCGCCGCGGCTACCAGCGAGGGACGCGACGCAACCGCCGCCTGGACTCCTGGTCACTCGACCAGCCCGAGTGGTGGCGCCGGCGCAACGAGTGAGGCACGTCGGGAGACACGGATACCGAGAGATGGCTGAGGGGGGCATGGAGGACACGGGTCGAGGCGCTTCGCCTCCGGACGCCGAATTCTCTCCGAGCTTCCGGCGCCTTGTCCGAGCTTCGGTCGATTGCTCCGAGCGTAGATGGCGCGAAGGGTGGAATCAGCGCACGGAAACTCGGCGAAGTGGGCGCGAGCTCGGACAAGTCGGCGGAAGCTCGGACAACCGGCCGATCGGGCATGGCTCGGCCCTCCCGCGGAGTGAATCAGCGCGGGAGGGCCGGGTGCTCTGAGCGCGTGAACTATTACGCGGCGCGGCGGAGCTGACGACGGACCGGGCCGGCGATCTCGGCAGCGGCGGCCAGCACCTGGGTCAGCGTGGGCTTGGCCCGATCAATCGCGGTGAGGCGGGTCGGGCCCTCCTGGGCGGCGCGTTCGCGGCGCAGGTGCCGCTTCACCGTGGACAGCGAGCAGCCCAACCGCTGAGCGATCGAATCCAGCGTCTCGTCCGGATTGGCCCGCCGAAGTCGTACCACCTCTTCGTGGTCGACGGGCCGGTTCCGGGCGGTGGCGCCGGCGAACGTGTCGAAGTCCTCGGGCTCGACGGTGATGCCGAGCCGGCGACGGATCTGGGTCCGCTGGCGTTGGGTGGTGCCGGCGACGTAGCCGGCGACATCGTGCTGGACGACGGCGTCGTACAGACAGGTCTGTTGGAACGGGCAGCCGGCGCAGATCTCCGCGGCACGGTCGGTCAGGTTGGCGTAGCGGTGGCGAAGTGCGGCCGGCGCGCTGCTGGTCGGCGGCTCCTCCATCAGGCGATCCTGGAACAGCGCTGCGTTGCGTACGCAACCGGTGGCGTTCTTGCTGCGATCGTCCATGGTGCTCATCACGTTTCCCCTCGTGTCTCGTGCGTCAGCGATCTGACGGGCCTGAGACGTAGGGGCTTCGCGGTTGGGTTCCCTCGATTTTCACTGAATTCGAGAGTCGTTCCGCGAACCCCAATGTCTGCGACTGCCGGCGACCCTGCGGTCAGCTGACGGATGTCGCCGGCCCCGACACCGGCTGATCCGCCCCTTGCCCCGATTGGACTGACCCGATGAGGCCTGTCTTGACCCGACGAGGGGTTCTACTGACTTGTTGGACCACCTGCGCCCTCGGTTTGGACGCAGGAACAGTCAAGCCGACGGGCGGCAGCGAGGGATCAGCCCGAGGAACGATTCGGGTCATTCCGCGGAATGAATGCAGCCGTACGAGGGCGTCCGCCCTGAGGGCCAATTCCGTGCGGAAACTCCCATTGCGCCCGGACGTGGAAATGTCCGGGCTTGCAATCTCGAGAAATTACAGATACATGCCGTCGCTGCGGCGGTTCTGCTCGCCGGGACCGGGCTGCGGTCCGGGCATGGCACCGGGCGGAAGTGCGCGGCGCATCTGTTCCAGCTGGGCCCGAGCGGCCATCTGCTGGGCGAAGAGCGCGGTTTGGATGCCGTGGAAGAGACCTTCGAGCCAGCCGACCAACTGGGCCTGGGCAATCCGGAGTTCGGCATCGCTGGGCGCCTGATCGGCGGCGAACGGCAACGCCAGTCGATCCAATTCCTCGACGAGTTCGGGAGCCAGACCATCCTTGAGCTCGGCTATGGACGCCGAATGGATGTCCCGCAGGCGCTCCCGTGATGCCTCGTCCAGCGGAGCCGCCTTCACCTCGTCCAACAGCTGCCGAATCATGTTGCCGATCCGCATCACCTTGGCCGGCTGTTCGACCATGTCGGTGACCGAGGGTTCGCGCTCCTCGTCGGAGTCCGGATCCTGACTGGGCGCACTCTCCACCGCCATCGCCTGCGGCGCCACCACATAGACCCGACCGTCCTCGGTCTGGCCGGCCACCGGCGGCTGGCCCTGCGGTGTCCCCTCGTCCTGCGGATTCTGCGGTTCGGTCATGAGACCCGATCGTAGTGGTGCGGTCGGTTCGTTCCCCGACGGGCACGAGTCCGGAAGCGCCACTCCGGCAGCCCGATGATGCGACAAGTCGGGTTTGGGTCGGAGCGTCCGGCTGGGCGAAACTCGTTAGCGAGCGCGGCCGGTGCGGCTCTAGGCTGATCCAGCTATGCATGACTTCCCCCCGGCTGTTCCCGGTTTCAACACGACGGTCCGGAAACACCAGGACCTGCCAACGCTCGAAGAGGTCCGGCCGGACGGCTCCGTGGCGACCCGTCTTTCGCCGGAGCTGGAGCGGCCGAGGAACCGACGTCAGCGCGGATCGGACGGCCAACCCGACACCCGCAGCCCGTTCCGATTCCTGCTCTGGCTGCTCCGCCAGCAGTGGGATGTCGTGCTGGCCGGGGCGGGTGTGTCGGTGCTGTGGATGATGCCCGGCACGCTCGGCCCGTACATCATCGGCCGGGCGGTCGACGACGGCATCACTGCGCACGACACCAGCCAGTTGATCTACTGGTCGGCGCTGCTGCTGGGCGTGATCGTGATCGGTGCGATCTTCGGCATCATCGGCCACACCTGGGTGGTACGCAGCTGGCTGATCGCGCTCTACCGGACCACCAAGATGGTGGCCCGCAAGACCGGCCAGCTCGGCCACGTACTGCCGCAGCGGACGCCGACCGGCGAGGTGTTGAGCGTCTCGTCGGCCGACAGCGATCAATTCGGTGCCCTGACCGAGGTCTTCGCCCGGGCGGTCGGGTCGCTGGTCACGTTCGTGATCGTGGCGCTGATCGTGTTGTCCACCTCGCCCAAGCTCGGGGTGATGGTGCTGATCGCCGCGCCCGTCCTGGTGCTGATCGCGATGCCGTTGCTGCGGCCGTTGCAGCGCCGCCAGACGATCGAGCGCAACCGCAACTCCAAGCTGACCTCGATGGCCACCGACATCGTGGCCGGCCTGCGAATCCTGCGCGGGGTCGGCGGCGAACGGACCTTCGGCGAGAACTACGCCGAGCAGTCGCAAAGCGTACGCAAGGCAGGTGTCGCGGCCGGCATCTGGCAGGCCGTGACGGACGCCACCGGCATCCTGTTCTCCGGGCTGTTCCTGGTGACACTGACCTGGGTCGGCGCGCTGCAGGTGCTGCAGCGTGAGTTGACCGTGGGTGAGCTGATCAGCTTCTTCGGCTACGCACTGTTCATGGTGGCCCCGATCCGTACCTTCTTCGAACTCGCACAGAAGGCCGTACGAGCTCAGGTGTCGGCGGCCAAGACGATCGCTGTGCTGGAGCAGGAACCGCCGTGGATCCAGCCGGACCGGCCGCGTGCGCTGTCGGCGTCCGAACCGCTGATCGACGAACGCAGCGGATTCCGAGCCGAACCGGGCAGGCTGACCATGGTGGTCACCGCGCTGCCCGACGACTCGGCGGCATTGGCCGACCGGCTCGGCCGCTACCTCGTTGTTGATCATGAACCGGTGAGCCTCGAGGTCGACGAGTCGCTGAAGGGCGGTGCGGCGGCCAGAGCCAGGGCGGAGAAGGAGCGGCAGCGTCGGCTGCTGATGATCAAGGACCGGGAACGGGCCCAGGGTGCCTGGGGCGTTCGGCTCGGAGGAGTTGATCTTGCCGAGGTGCCGATCGACGAGGTACGCCGGCACATCCTGGTCAGCGACACCGGCAGCATGGTCTTCGCCGGCACGCTGCAGGAGGCGGTCGATCCGCATGCCCGGCTGAGCCTGGAGCTCGCCGAGGCGGCGATGCGTACGGCCGCCGCCGAGGACGTGTACGAGGCCGTCCCGGGCGGCTGGCAGGGCCGGCTGGACGAGCGCGGCCGCGGCCTGTCCGGCGGTCAGCGGCAGCGACTGGTGCTGGCCCGGGCCCTGGGCGTGGACCCGGAGATCTTGATCTTGGTCGAGCCGACCTCCGCGGTCGACGCGCACACCGAGGCGATGATCGCCGAACGGCTGGCGGAGCATCGTGCCGGCCGGACCACGGTGGTGATGACGGTGTCGCCGCTGTTGCTGCATTACGCCGATCAGGTTGCGCTGATGGAGAACGGGCGGATCGTCGCCACCGGTACGCATCACGAGTTGATCGGTTCCGAACCGCGGTATCGCCGGGTGGTGGCGCGTGGCATGGACGAGGCCGAGGTCGCGCCGATCGTCGACACCGTGGACGTGATCGGCGGCGCGGCGTCGCTGGATGCAATCGACGATCTGCGCAAGCAGGCATGGAATGTGCTGGACGGGGGAGAGCGATGAGTGAGGCCGTCTCGCCGAGCAGGGTGGGCTCGCCCGGTGGTGCGGGATCGTCGGTGGTCACGCCGATGGCCGACTCGGCTGCGACCTGGGACGCCGATCGATCCCGGCTGTCCGACGGCCGGCGTGAGTCCCGGATTCCCGATGAGCTGCGCATCCCCAGCCACGTCTCGGCCACCGCCCGGCTGCGTGCCTGGCATCGCCGCCACCTGCTGCGGGAGGAACGGGCACAGCGGTTCTACGCCCGGTCTCGCAATCCCGAGCGAGGTCTGCCGGTTGCCGGTGGGCAGGCGGTGGCGGAATTCATCCGCAGCCTGCTGGTGCGCCGCAAGGGACTTGCGCTGCTGTTGTTGATCTTGAACGGGTTGGCCGCGGTGGCCGGTTTGATCGTGCCCCGGATCCTCGGCCAACTGGTCGATGACGCGTCGGCGGCCGGCACGGTCGCAGCCACCATCAACGGTCTGGCGATCGCGGTGATGGCGATCGTGATCATGCAGGCGCTGCTCACCTTCGGGGCACGCTGTTCGGCCGCGGTCTTCGGTCAGGACCTGCTGGCCGCGGCCCGGGAATACATCGTCCGTACGGTCTTGCGCCTGCCGCTGAGTCGAGTGGAGAGTGCCAGTAGCGGCGACCTGGTGACCCGGGTGACCCGCGACGTGTCGACGATGAGCGAGTCGGTGCGGTGGGGTCTGCCGGAGGCTGTGGTGGCGTTGATCACCACGGTGCTGACGGTGGTCGCGATGGTGTTGAAC belongs to Microlunatus elymi and includes:
- a CDS encoding HAD family hydrolase, whose amino-acid sequence is MSAQAAAAGRSTWSPKLVALDVDGTVVDEEGKLPDPVREVVGRLVEDGVQVVLATGRAWHGTEPIFNELQLPAGPAVCSNGAVIVSYPPVEVLRTVTFDAGEVVHRVLEQNPNTLVAVEEIGRGYRVSDRFPDGDLTGELIITDVDEMIAEPVTRVVLRDPNSTDQDFIRLAEHLGLRGCSYFIGWSAWLDIVPEGVNKASALADVAARLGIDRADVLALGDGRNDVEMLQWAGRGVALGQAPDEVKAIADAVTGTFDAGGTVDELTRWLR
- a CDS encoding acyl-CoA synthetase family protein translates to MSELPRFRAELPMTQSPRALGVLAAQGVGPRSLAGRNWSRSSRGFYRPASDGPTLPTQRILDVLPLLGSTGVIGGWAAAFVAGADWLDGINPYTGGHFPIDIISPALKRRSSARTRYRKGQLAEDDVVAPDDVAPITAPLRTTFDCGRWAPSLEESVVVLDVMIQQLRVVRSELTTYASEHHSLHGAAQVLEAARWAVPGIKSPWETRLRMCYCQQAGLPAPLVNQPIFDLDGQFLGEPDLFDPEAGLATEFDGEYHRERHQHRADNLREERLEEANVTVQRIDSLDLIRDRTPLVERIRRGYQRGTRRNRRLDSWSLDQPEWWRRRNE
- a CDS encoding WhiB family transcriptional regulator, which codes for MSTMDDRSKNATGCVRNAALFQDRLMEEPPTSSAPAALRHRYANLTDRAAEICAGCPFQQTCLYDAVVQHDVAGYVAGTTQRQRTQIRRRLGITVEPEDFDTFAGATARNRPVDHEEVVRLRRANPDETLDSIAQRLGCSLSTVKRHLRRERAAQEGPTRLTAIDRAKPTLTQVLAAAAEIAGPVRRQLRRAA
- a CDS encoding bacterial proteasome activator family protein, with translation MTEPQNPQDEGTPQGQPPVAGQTEDGRVYVVAPQAMAVESAPSQDPDSDEEREPSVTDMVEQPAKVMRIGNMIRQLLDEVKAAPLDEASRERLRDIHSASIAELKDGLAPELVEELDRLALPFAADQAPSDAELRIAQAQLVGWLEGLFHGIQTALFAQQMAARAQLEQMRRALPPGAMPGPQPGPGEQNRRSDGMYL
- a CDS encoding ABC transporter ATP-binding protein → MHDFPPAVPGFNTTVRKHQDLPTLEEVRPDGSVATRLSPELERPRNRRQRGSDGQPDTRSPFRFLLWLLRQQWDVVLAGAGVSVLWMMPGTLGPYIIGRAVDDGITAHDTSQLIYWSALLLGVIVIGAIFGIIGHTWVVRSWLIALYRTTKMVARKTGQLGHVLPQRTPTGEVLSVSSADSDQFGALTEVFARAVGSLVTFVIVALIVLSTSPKLGVMVLIAAPVLVLIAMPLLRPLQRRQTIERNRNSKLTSMATDIVAGLRILRGVGGERTFGENYAEQSQSVRKAGVAAGIWQAVTDATGILFSGLFLVTLTWVGALQVLQRELTVGELISFFGYALFMVAPIRTFFELAQKAVRAQVSAAKTIAVLEQEPPWIQPDRPRALSASEPLIDERSGFRAEPGRLTMVVTALPDDSAALADRLGRYLVVDHEPVSLEVDESLKGGAAARARAEKERQRRLLMIKDRERAQGAWGVRLGGVDLAEVPIDEVRRHILVSDTGSMVFAGTLQEAVDPHARLSLELAEAAMRTAAAEDVYEAVPGGWQGRLDERGRGLSGGQRQRLVLARALGVDPEILILVEPTSAVDAHTEAMIAERLAEHRAGRTTVVMTVSPLLLHYADQVALMENGRIVATGTHHELIGSEPRYRRVVARGMDEAEVAPIVDTVDVIGGAASLDAIDDLRKQAWNVLDGGER